ATGCTGGTGGGTCGGTCGGCGGCGCTGTGAAGCTCAACCATGGGATTTGTGATATTTCGATTAATTGGGCTGGCGGTTTGCACCATGCTAAGAATTGTGAGGCTTCTGGATTTTGCTATGTGAATGACATTATTCTTACAATTTTGGAACTTCTTAAGTAGCATGAGGTTGGTAAATTTGATTGCATAGTGTTAAAGTTTTGAACTTTTTGATGTTTGGATTGTTGGGTTTGTTATGTTTTGTATGATCTCTGAATTGGGTTCTCAAAAATGTTAATTGCATAGTTAAGGTCTGAACTTTTTGATGTTGGGTTTGTATTATGTAATCTCTGAAATGGGTTACTGAAATTGTTAATGTTTTGCCTGAACAGCGCGTTTTGTACAGTGTGGAAAATTTTAAGCCTGGGTCTGTGGTTCTCCAGTGTGGTGCTGATTCCTTATCTGGGGACTGGCTTGGCTGCTTCAATCTTTCCATCAAAGGCCACGCTGAGTGTGTTAGATATATGAGATCCTTCAATGTCCCGCTCTTGCTTCTAGGTGGCGGTGGCTATACTATTCGCAATGTTGCTCGTTGTTGGTGCTACGAGGTATACTTCTCATATTCTGTTTTACCTTTTAATGTTTCCTAAGTATTTCACTTGTGATATAATTGTGCACATATAGCATGATTTTTATTGCAAGTTATAATCTCTTGCCAGTTGCCAGATAGCATGTTAATGTTTTGTGATTGCATAATACGACTATAGTGCCTGGCAGATACAGCTATCAGAGCAAGTTACTGTTCATTGTTCTGATTTGACATGATACAGCTAAAGTGCATGACCTTTTCTTCTGTCTAAAGTCTAAATTAGTAACTTGTAATAGACAACTTCTTGTTCTCAAGATTTCTTATAACATAAGCTAACTGGTGCCCACATTTACTCCAAAGCCACATTGTTCCTGAGCAGAAGATCCAATTTTCtgtctttttcttccatttaTTTGCTATCAAGCTTACATTTTGACATTCCTTTGTTTTCCACTTCCTTCCTGTAATTTGATAGTTCTTGTTCCATAACTGGTAGAATACTTGATGGAAGTCTCATAGACTTGTTTAATGAGTATAGTGATGATTCAAAAGGAATGTTGTGTATCTAAATAGCAGCAAAGCTCCATTCTGACTTTTATTAATCCATGTATAAAGAATGTTGCTTGCTAGTTCAAGTCTATCTAATTTCAGTTGTTATTTGTACTCAATATTTAACGTTGTTATATGGGCTTGTATTCAATGTTTTAATATTATTCTTTTGTGAAATTCTTTCAGGAGAATGAGGAATAGGATGACCCAGACGAGAGGTGGGATCCAGATTCTGACATGGAGGTTGATGATGAACGGTACTTCAATTTATTCTCCTAATTTGCTCTCATTATCTAGCACTTTCGTCTTTGCAATTTACTGATTTATGGTTTATACAGTAAGCCTTTACCAAGCAGAGTAAAGAAAGAGATCGTTGAACCTGAGGTTAAAGATCCGGTACGTCACAAATCATCTCTtgagctcaacttttttttGGGTGTGGAATCATTTAGACTATAATTCACTATATTTGGCTGCCAATTCATTTGTCTATTCTTAaacactacaacaacaacaacaaagccttttcccactaagtggggttggctatatTCTTAAACACTACTGCATTAAATTTCATGTATAGTAAAACTGTGCTCATTGTCTTTGATAATGGACAAGTGGTTATATTGTTTGTTCATGGCAAAAAACAGAAACATATTGACGAAAGGCTAAAAGATGAAAGTTACAGGAAAAACAAAATCTCCTTTGTACACAAGTTAAATAGTCCCTCTGGAGTTTACTGTTTCATTCGTTTAGATGATGCAATGAACCAATTCAATATGCACCATTCTTGACGGCTCCAACCGTAAACTTACTAAAACCTGGATTTGACTGGAATCTATTCAAACCATCCAAATCATATATAAAGAGGAAGCTTGTCTCTTCATAGTGTTTCGTTGCTCCCCTCTGTTATCATGTTTCTTGTTTATTGTTACGTGAAGCCTACATTGGTGATTAGTAATGTTCCCTTTCTTTCTTATGAGAATATAATGTTTCCAGCTATGGTATCTACTGCTGTTTATGATTATATGTTTATATCCTGCACATAGCATTACTTTCTTACGATGTGCTCATTTCCTTTGCTGTGCCGCATTTTAAAACTTACATAAACATGGATGATAACCTATTTGTTATGTTTATTTGCCTCAACATTATCTAATTCTGGTTGTTCTGGCACATTGGAGATCCAGAAAGGGACCTCGGAGAATGCTAGGAGCTCAGGCTATGATCCAGCAGTAGATGAGATTACAACAGGCGCAAAGGTGAAATTAACACATAAATCCATTAGAATCAGGTTCCTCTTTCATAAGAAAACCCTCCCACTAATAGTTTTCTCTGTCGACATTGATATTTGCAGGCTTTGGATATGGGATCTGGATCGGTGGATGAACCAACTGTGAAAGTTGAACAAGACACTATGAATAAGCCTGCGGACCAGATATAAACGTTATCACGATCAAATTTATTTAGGGTGACTTGATCATAAGCAAAGTCATTCAAACTTAACTGTCCATCGATTTGTAAAGTTGGTAATTTATTTGAGCAGTAGCATTTCATGTATCTTAGGATTTCTTGTATTTGTAAGAATTCAACGCTTGTCTATACTATCATGGATAAGTACCCAAATTTGGCCTCttgtacatgtttttttttctttcactgtTTTTGAACTATTAAAAGTTAAATAGGAAGGCATGGAACTGTCATTATACTGTTGCATCCCAAAACCGAATTCTTTGGTCAGAACCCTAAAACCGTGCTTATTTCAGGAATTGTAAGTTCAATCGGTAGTCCACTGCCCCTGATTTTGGTGCTCCAAAATCCAATTTTCCTCTTTCATTTGGGAAGAAGATGGGATTAGATATTTAGGATGTCGTATGACGTTCATAGAGGAAGCATTTATTACTAGACTCAAACCCGCGTTATGCTGAATGATTGGGAGTAGGTGACCGatgtttttgaaaagtttggaTGTCAGAAATTAGGATTATAATCTGCTTAACTCATTTCTTTACTCAAaagaattttcatttttcattaacaAACGATAACCAGTAACTATATTACAAGGCAAAATGGTAAAAGGAAAACCCCAATTTGACGGTTTCTCTTCCAATAACTTTGTATATGTTCCTGTGTCCATCAGTTGTATTTAGATTCGTAGTCGTTCAGGCTAAACCAACTCTGAGCCCTTTTCAGCAATCGAGCATCGACTGGAAGACTTGCTGAGTGTTACAGTACCTGTATCAGTATCAATATCCGAACCATCTATACAGAGTGAAATTTCAATTTCACACAGGTCACTTGCATTAGATGTCCTTTCAGCTGAAGCACCACTTGAAGATATCCCATTTGCAGTAGGGGGAAAGCACTTCAGGTTGTTGAATGCTACTAGTGTTTCCCTGTTTGAGTTTCTTAGTCTTCCCGATAACTTTTCTCCTCGTCTGCCCAGATGTAATCCACGAAGATAACCCCACAGCTCCAAGTAGCGGCAGCACAATACGATAATCTTGTGTCAATTCAAAAAGCAACAGACTCCTGCAAGACTAGCACCCATTCCAACCTGAAAATGGAATCTCTCCGATTGTCAACGCCATCCAGCTTTTGGGATACCTTCAGAATTTAGCAGACAAATACCAGAAAGAGAAATAATATATTCACCGAGAAAAGTTTGGACTTTTCAAGTCTACCATGGAGAATGATATTATGTACACTCCATGTCAATTGTCAAAAGACCATTCGACACTTTAGAACTAATACAATTGCAGGAAACACATTCTACTTCTAAAAAGAAAGGTATTTGCCCCTGAAGGTAATGGCTATAGATTTCTGGATAATAACATTCAAATGTGACTTTTGTTCTCAGAAATTATCaaaaataggaagaaaaaaaacattatatCAAGCATACTAGTTGAACATTGCCAGAACTGATGAAGTATAGGATTGGACTGAGAACTGCAGAACGGATGAATTTTCCGTATGCCATTCCTGTTGCTGCACCAGTAAAAAGTGATGGAGCATAGTAGCCTCCAACTAATCCAGAGGCTCGACACAATGAGGTTGCACCTATCTTGACCACTACCAACTGAAGAAACTGATCAGCTGAGAGGCCTTTCTCAAGTGGTCGAGATTCCAGCAAAATGTCAACATTCTCGAAACCCCGATAAAGAATTTCTGGATATGTCAATGCCATCAGCCCAATAGCCAAGCCACCCAcgatagggaaaaaaaaaatattggtagGCCAACGGTCTTGTGAAGATTGTCAACAAATACCAACATGTACGATGTGCACTATGATAAGGTTAATGAAACCAAGCCACATAGGACACCCAGCAATAGATATAGCGGAAGCTCTGAAAATGATACAAATACGTCTCATTATTAAAACCGCAGCTTTAAACAATGACTTGAACATCAACCTCTAGATATACTAAAGGTATGCCTGAAAAATTCATCCCAGTAGAGTGAATAAACTAGTGTTGTAACACAATCATATATGAAATTAACCATTTGGAATATGCAATGTAAATCAACTACCCAAATAATGGGAAAATTCAGAAACCATATTCAGTAAAGGCAAATCACATTACCAGGAGCAAGTAAATACTCCGAGATTACGTACTGATGCCATAGTCAATtgcagaaattatttaaaataaaagaacCATTTTTTGTTCACTCGGCACATAAGTTTTTATATATATCATTTTGAAGAATCAACAGATAATAGATAGTGTACCAGCAGGTGAGCCGAAGTCATAGTATGGGACCTTAAAGGCTGGTTCAGAACAAAGGCCAGCTTCTGAAACTACAGAAGCTATCACAGCACTAAGTATGACCATAGAAGTGGTAATCACAAGTGAAAGGTGTTCGTGGTGGAATTCTCCGTGGAGCATATCTCCTGTCCGACGAGCACACAACTCCCCGAGAGgtttggcgccggttgatgttTTTCTGTCGGGCTCCTGCTTTATTgacgggcttgtcgggcaaggctgaaagagaaggacatagttaactttgaaaggtgcctttgtggggtcttagatgtaggccttgaggctcacaatcaagattaacttatATGTattcaggcgtgccactaccatcttcagtatggcagatgtagaacggaTGTCTGAGTTAATTATATATTCGAAAGACTATATTTAGTTATTGAcaagtgcctttgtggggccttaggtgtaggccttgaggcttcccgtaAATAACTAATTTAGTATTTGAACATATAAGGTTCCTTTTATGTATTGGGTAGATCTTATCACcatcatacttctgattacctgaacTTAAAGAGCATCATGGATCCAAAtagatgcctttgtggggccttaggtgtaggccttgaggcttcccattagaacCCATTACATTCTCAATGTTCTTGTCCGAAAAGcaggatgaatccaaataggtgcctttgtggggccttgagtAGGTCATGAGGCTTCCCATTAAAACCCATCCCGTCCTCGGACGCTatatgataatcataatatcacagtaataaaactaagtgacgggtaaattacttgcgccccaagtaactttggacttcttgttatcaaagcttgtagaggatgggttaagtccacatcaggttcttttttatgccttgaggccaaggacttttagggtgatcaaatcttatGTGCCcaagggcttagaacttagaccTGACTTGAACCATggagacatattcaaatcgaaTCTAAGCCCTAAGAGAATCCTTTGATAACcatattgctagaaataacttggatatatCTTGTAATATTCAACATGTTGTTAAGGTAATGAATAtacagacaaaaacaaagaaggttgggcaaggtttaaccttgtcgggcaaggctgatcgtcttgcaagaGGTTTGAAAGTTTAGGAAAAGGgtagggagatgagtttacaagaggaatcgatactacagcaagagttgaccagggtagcagagctattacaaaagtgttatcccgaaagggatgaaggcttgggctgactacagctttcgttttgaaggcaaatctggcttttgagcagagtttgtgcttgtatttgtttgtttgagtgtctttGATTCTGACCTCTCCTGCTCCTTTTATAGATATCTTGGCTTAGCATCATATAGCAACGATCCTGCCCGAATGAAAtttgaagggtagtgactcatcagccattttacttgtactgccatcgaaaagtactttttgggctggatagctggctggtctataccacttggcttctaggtaggtaagcaagtggtctgcATCTAGTCAGAAACGGGCTTCTCCCATATTCTGGACTTCGGCTGGGTTCTGACTGGGCCTCTGAGTACCTTCCCCTTTTTAGGCTGCTTCTTGGGCCAACTTTCCccaagcccaaagtttaagttttgatccaaacaaaaGGGATGAGGAATTAGGTGGTGATGGACTCTACGGGAAAGAAACAACCGGAAACAGCTGCATTAAACCCTGTCAAAACAGAACAACAATTACAATTAGGGCATACATGTATTGATAATGACAACATAGATATACACAAAACTGAATACCAACCAGAAGCAATTCCAGCAGCCACATGAGAGAGCCTTCTTTGTGAACTTTTATCAAACACATCACCAATACCCTTGGCTATAGAAGTTCCAATCTCAACGCTAGGACCTTGGGACCTAACGAGTTCCCAGTCCCAAGTGTGACACAAGCAGCAATTGCCTTGACAAAAGGACACGATGCTGCCTTGAGACCATCAAAAACCGAAATAGACATTCCCATTTTCACTAATAaattctctcctttttctcctcCTTGCTCATTGCCATTTTTATCTTGTGAACCATCCTCAAGAGCATCTCGAAACAAGTTTATTATGGCAACAATCAAACTGTTAAGGGTAATAGAGGATTACCATATCACATTGTATAGTGCAGTGTGAAAGTTAACGAGAACCATTCTTCACATACTCAATCTCTCTCTacaaattctctctctctctctctaaatctctTGATTACTGCAAGATATTAGACTTCTACACAAACCCCCATAAGCTGGAACCAGAATCACCTGCTTCTACGTATCTCCCATGTACTCCTTTCTCAGCCACGAAGCTCCCCGTTGCGGCATCCCACCCCATAACACATCACGTATCTCATGAACCTTCCCATTCATGTCAAAATCTCAGAAAAAGCTCAAAACTTCATGTATAAGCAAGCAagaaaaaagcaaagaaaaaatggGTAATGAGTGACGGAACCTGAGGTTCCGACCCAAATTGGAAATGGGGGAGTAGCCCGACCCCTTACAAGTTAATGTAAGGTTCCTTAACTTTCTGATGTGGAAGAGTTTTTCATAACCTCACGTGCCCCTCACATGTTGCAGGACTCAAGCCAAACAGATGGACAACACACATCCTAATGCATCTCATGAACATTTACAATTTGTGTAAAATTTTAGATAAAAGCTCAAAACTTTGCAAACAAGCAagcaagaaaaggaaaaatggtCAATTGAGTAATGGATAAAAATCGTGCAGTTCCCTTGGCCACGGCCTTGTACTCTGTTTtcatcttccccttcttcttgttct
This genomic interval from Malus domestica chromosome 05, GDT2T_hap1 contains the following:
- the LOC103419977 gene encoding histone deacetylase 19-like isoform X2, encoding MEVDDERKPLPSRVKKEIVEPEVKDPKGTSENARSSGYDPAVDEITTGAKALDMGSGSVDEPTVKVEQDTMNKPADQI
- the LOC103419977 gene encoding histone deacetylase 19-like isoform X1, encoding MEVDDERKPLPSRVKKEIVEPEVKDPIQKGTSENARSSGYDPAVDEITTGAKALDMGSGSVDEPTVKVEQDTMNKPADQI